The following proteins are co-located in the Apium graveolens cultivar Ventura chromosome 5, ASM990537v1, whole genome shotgun sequence genome:
- the LOC141724887 gene encoding homeobox-leucine zipper protein HOX3-like isoform X3, which produces MALSHTSSACLELTISVPGTFLPSGGAMKDLDINQVPSEEEWATGSMELIEEDDQNPNNDGAPPRKKLRLTKQQSRLLEESFRQNHTLNPKQKETLAMELKLKPRQVEVWFQNRRARSKLKQTEMECEYLKRWFGSLSEQNRRLQKEVEELRAMKVRPPTVMTSHSCDPQPASTLTMCPQCERVTTTSTAQPNAGPIRPKATKPTTLAAAKLPVLQS; this is translated from the exons ATGGCGCTTTCACATACAAGTTCTGCATGCTTGGAGTTAACTATTTCTGTTCCAGGCACCTTCCTTCCTTCTG GTGGGGCAATGAAAGATCTGGATATAAATCAAGTGCCATCAGAAGAAGAATGGGCAACTGGAAGCATGGAATTAATTGAAGAAGATGATCAGAACCCTAATAATGACGGAGCCCCTCCACGAAAGAAACTTCGTCTTACCAAACAACAGTCTCGTCTTCTTGAAGAGAGCTTTAGACAAAATCACACCTTAAATCCT AAACAGAAGGAGACACTGGCAATGGAGTTAAAGCTGAAGCCACGGCAAGTGGAGGTGTGGTTTCAAAACCGTAGAGCAAG GAGCAAGCTGAAACAGACGGAGATGGAATGCGAGTACTTGAAGAGATGGTTTGGTTCACTGAGTGAACAAAACAGGAGGCTTCAGAAGGAGGTAGAAGAGCTAAGAGCAATGAAGGTCAGGCCACCAACCGTTATGACTTCTCACAGTTGTGATCCGCAACCCGCTTCTACACTCACTATGTGCCCACAGTGCGAGCGTGTGACCACAACTAGTACAGCTCAACCCAATGCTGGCCCCATCAGACCCAAAGCTACCAAGCCTACCACCCTGGCTGCAGCTAAACTACCCGTCCTTCAGTCCTGA
- the LOC141724887 gene encoding homeobox-leucine zipper protein HOX3-like isoform X2, giving the protein MALSHTSSACLELTISVPGTFLPSEGGAMKDLDINQVPSEEEWATGSMELIEEDDQNPNNDGAPPRKKLRLTKQQSRLLEESFRQNHTLNPKQKETLAMELKLKPRQVEVWFQNRRARSKLKQTEMECEYLKRWFGSLSEQNRRLQKEVEELRAMKVRPPTVMTSHSCDPQPASTLTMCPQCERVTTTSTAQPNAGPIRPKATKPTTLAAAKLPVLQS; this is encoded by the exons ATGGCGCTTTCACATACAAGTTCTGCATGCTTGGAGTTAACTATTTCTGTTCCAGGCACCTTCCTTCCTTCTG AAGGTGGGGCAATGAAAGATCTGGATATAAATCAAGTGCCATCAGAAGAAGAATGGGCAACTGGAAGCATGGAATTAATTGAAGAAGATGATCAGAACCCTAATAATGACGGAGCCCCTCCACGAAAGAAACTTCGTCTTACCAAACAACAGTCTCGTCTTCTTGAAGAGAGCTTTAGACAAAATCACACCTTAAATCCT AAACAGAAGGAGACACTGGCAATGGAGTTAAAGCTGAAGCCACGGCAAGTGGAGGTGTGGTTTCAAAACCGTAGAGCAAG GAGCAAGCTGAAACAGACGGAGATGGAATGCGAGTACTTGAAGAGATGGTTTGGTTCACTGAGTGAACAAAACAGGAGGCTTCAGAAGGAGGTAGAAGAGCTAAGAGCAATGAAGGTCAGGCCACCAACCGTTATGACTTCTCACAGTTGTGATCCGCAACCCGCTTCTACACTCACTATGTGCCCACAGTGCGAGCGTGTGACCACAACTAGTACAGCTCAACCCAATGCTGGCCCCATCAGACCCAAAGCTACCAAGCCTACCACCCTGGCTGCAGCTAAACTACCCGTCCTTCAGTCCTGA
- the LOC141724887 gene encoding homeobox-leucine zipper protein HOX3-like isoform X1: MALSHTSSACLELTISVPGTFLPSGEGGAMKDLDINQVPSEEEWATGSMELIEEDDQNPNNDGAPPRKKLRLTKQQSRLLEESFRQNHTLNPKQKETLAMELKLKPRQVEVWFQNRRARSKLKQTEMECEYLKRWFGSLSEQNRRLQKEVEELRAMKVRPPTVMTSHSCDPQPASTLTMCPQCERVTTTSTAQPNAGPIRPKATKPTTLAAAKLPVLQS; the protein is encoded by the exons ATGGCGCTTTCACATACAAGTTCTGCATGCTTGGAGTTAACTATTTCTGTTCCAGGCACCTTCCTTCCTTCTG GAGAAGGTGGGGCAATGAAAGATCTGGATATAAATCAAGTGCCATCAGAAGAAGAATGGGCAACTGGAAGCATGGAATTAATTGAAGAAGATGATCAGAACCCTAATAATGACGGAGCCCCTCCACGAAAGAAACTTCGTCTTACCAAACAACAGTCTCGTCTTCTTGAAGAGAGCTTTAGACAAAATCACACCTTAAATCCT AAACAGAAGGAGACACTGGCAATGGAGTTAAAGCTGAAGCCACGGCAAGTGGAGGTGTGGTTTCAAAACCGTAGAGCAAG GAGCAAGCTGAAACAGACGGAGATGGAATGCGAGTACTTGAAGAGATGGTTTGGTTCACTGAGTGAACAAAACAGGAGGCTTCAGAAGGAGGTAGAAGAGCTAAGAGCAATGAAGGTCAGGCCACCAACCGTTATGACTTCTCACAGTTGTGATCCGCAACCCGCTTCTACACTCACTATGTGCCCACAGTGCGAGCGTGTGACCACAACTAGTACAGCTCAACCCAATGCTGGCCCCATCAGACCCAAAGCTACCAAGCCTACCACCCTGGCTGCAGCTAAACTACCCGTCCTTCAGTCCTGA